Proteins found in one Neomonachus schauinslandi chromosome 1, ASM220157v2, whole genome shotgun sequence genomic segment:
- the LOC110584951 gene encoding actin-related protein 2/3 complex subunit 3-like has translation MPAYHSSLMDPDTKFIGNMALLPIKSQCKGPAPRETKDTDIVDEAIYYFKTNVFFKNYEIKNEADRTLIHITLYISECLKKLQKCNSKSQGEKEMYMLGITTFPIPGEPGFPLNAIYAKPANKQEDEVMRAYLQQLRQETGLRLCETVFDPQNDKPSKWWSCFVKRQFMNKSLSGPGQ, from the coding sequence ATGCCGGCTTACCACTCTTCTCTCATGGACCCTGATACCAAATTCATTGGAAACATGGCACTGTTGCCTATCAAAAGTCAGTGCAAAGGACCTGCCCCTAGAGAGACAAAAGATACAGATATTGTGGATGAAGCCATCTATTACTTTAAGACCAATGTCTTCTTCAAAAACTATGAGATTAAGAATGAAGCTGACAGAACCTTGATACATATAACTCTCTACATTTCTGAGTGTCTAAAGAAACTCCAAAAGTGCAATTCCAAAAGCcaaggtgaaaaagaaatgtatatgctGGGAATCACTACTTTTCCCATTCCTGGAGAGCCTGGTTTTCCACTTAATGCAATTTATGCCAAACCTGCAAACAAACAGGAAGATGAGGTGATGAGGGCCTACTTACAGCAGCTGAGACAAGAGACTGGACTGAGACTTTGTGAGACAGTTTTTGACCCTCAGAATGATAAACCTAGCAAGTGGTGGTCTTGCTTTGTGAAGAGACAGTTCATGAACAAGAGTCTTTCAGGACCTGGACAGTGA